In a genomic window of Thalassotalea piscium:
- a CDS encoding ABC transporter ATP-binding protein, whose product MNVVIEVENLVKCYKEFKAVDDISFTINKGVCFGILGPNGAGKTTTIEIMEGIIKPTSGQVKYYGQPMKSEIAQQIGIQFQNTALQDFLTVKETLNLFTSFYQHAVDHSELIQLCDLGEFLDKDNRLLSGGQRQRLLLALALINDPEIIYLDEPTTGLDPQARRNFWQLIENIKKRDKTVILTTHYMDEAEMLCDDVIVVDRGKIIESGRPHQLLEKHFQEVFIYLPSNQVSPRLIEQYQWRNNGERVEISSKNIEQSLSLLMTEKVSLEGLQVKSANLDDLFLKLTGHSLRE is encoded by the coding sequence ATGAATGTAGTAATAGAAGTAGAGAACTTAGTTAAATGCTACAAAGAGTTTAAAGCTGTTGATGATATTAGCTTTACGATTAATAAAGGGGTTTGCTTTGGTATATTAGGGCCTAATGGTGCGGGAAAAACGACGACAATTGAAATAATGGAAGGCATTATAAAGCCCACTTCAGGCCAAGTTAAGTATTATGGCCAACCAATGAAAAGCGAAATTGCGCAGCAAATTGGCATTCAGTTTCAAAACACCGCTTTACAAGATTTTTTAACAGTAAAAGAAACACTTAACTTATTTACCTCTTTTTATCAGCATGCAGTTGATCATAGTGAGTTAATTCAATTGTGTGATTTAGGTGAGTTTTTAGATAAAGACAATCGGTTACTCTCAGGTGGGCAGCGCCAACGACTATTATTAGCTCTGGCATTAATTAATGATCCAGAAATTATATATTTAGATGAGCCAACCACTGGCCTTGACCCACAGGCAAGGCGTAACTTTTGGCAATTAATCGAAAATATTAAAAAACGTGATAAAACTGTTATTTTAACGACGCATTATATGGATGAAGCTGAAATGCTATGTGATGACGTAATTGTTGTTGATAGAGGAAAAATAATAGAGTCTGGCCGCCCGCATCAACTCCTTGAGAAACACTTTCAAGAAGTGTTTATATATTTACCTAGTAACCAAGTGTCTCCAAGGTTAATTGAACAGTACCAATGGAGAAATAACGGTGAACGGGTTGAAATTAGCTCAAAGAATATCGAGCAGAGTTTATCGTTACTAATGACAGAAAAAGTGTCCCTTGAGGGGCTGCAGGTAAAATCTGCTAATTTAGATGATTTATTTTTAAAGCTAACTGGCCATTCATTAAGAGAGTAA
- a CDS encoding metallophosphoesterase, translating to MTFFKYASFIILTILVFVLPSKALLANEKTNNKQLTVSDGPYINIDPAQPNLEINWLCRNQVNQTIINIQTAPLPYYFKACDLNAAVDRVSFKADAMEYEGKFNVVALSDLHGQYDLMLTLLKNNSVIDQQGNWAFDDGHFVITGDIFDRGDKVTEILWFIYKLEQQAEQAGGKVHLLLGNHEVMVLNGDLRYLHPKYIQTAALFNQPFDALFSKISILGRWLRSKSVLVKVNNMLFAHGGFHPSLAHEKRTLEEINRVFKSNLIKNELTEPRAGWGRYLHKSNGPIWYRGYFKDDGASSAEIDLLLKHFNVAHLVVGHTSQKQVEARFQGRVIAIDSSIKNGQYGEVLHIEGNKLSRGTLSGKRLPLYEDK from the coding sequence ATGACATTCTTCAAATATGCCTCCTTTATTATATTAACTATTTTAGTCTTTGTGTTACCTAGCAAAGCATTGCTTGCTAATGAGAAAACTAATAATAAACAGTTAACCGTTTCTGATGGGCCTTATATTAATATTGATCCTGCCCAGCCAAATCTTGAAATCAATTGGCTTTGTCGTAATCAAGTTAATCAGACAATTATTAACATTCAAACCGCACCATTACCATATTACTTTAAAGCGTGTGACCTTAATGCTGCGGTTGACCGGGTCAGCTTTAAAGCAGATGCGATGGAGTACGAAGGTAAATTTAATGTAGTAGCGTTAAGTGACTTACACGGACAATATGATCTAATGCTAACGTTGTTGAAAAATAATAGCGTAATCGACCAGCAGGGCAATTGGGCTTTTGATGATGGACATTTTGTTATTACCGGCGATATATTTGATCGAGGTGATAAAGTAACTGAAATTTTATGGTTTATCTATAAGCTAGAGCAACAGGCTGAACAAGCAGGTGGTAAAGTGCATTTGTTGTTAGGAAACCATGAGGTTATGGTGCTTAACGGTGACCTACGTTATTTACACCCAAAATATATACAAACGGCAGCCTTATTCAACCAGCCATTTGACGCGTTATTTTCAAAAATATCGATTTTAGGTCGCTGGTTAAGAAGTAAATCTGTACTAGTAAAAGTTAACAATATGTTATTTGCACACGGTGGTTTTCATCCCTCTTTAGCCCATGAAAAACGCACATTAGAAGAAATTAATCGTGTGTTTAAAAGTAATTTAATTAAAAACGAGCTAACTGAACCAAGAGCCGGTTGGGGGCGTTATTTGCATAAAAGCAACGGGCCTATTTGGTACCGTGGCTATTTTAAAGATGACGGGGCAAGTTCTGCAGAAATAGACTTGCTATTAAAGCACTTTAACGTAGCGCACTTAGTCGTTGGACATACCTCACAAAAACAAGTTGAAGCACGATTTCAAGGAAGGGTAATCGCGATTGATTCAAGTATTAAAAATGGGCAATACGGAGAAGTATTACATATTGAAGGAAATAAGTTATCCCGAGGAACACTTAGTGGTAAAAGGTTACCTTTATATGAAGATAAATAA
- a CDS encoding GNAT family N-acetyltransferase has translation MTPLKFCSLLTVLREKLYYQQQRCLVVLNGDLLWSNTLIKTLLMEQKKSSKTDKLALQNKAIAYGEQFTVAPELIINNFHHHLGTENDLVFFADNAFHPDAFAALSGTIRAGGVMIWLCDNELLNDKSNFFIQRIWQRVCADKSAVVINEEDKIPPNIDGLFTEKPACALQSFFESDCLTQEQHLAVKAIESVANGHRKRPLVLTADRGRGKSSALAIAVANLMQSPRQVKAHNIVITAPHKDAVKVFFMQLARSCPQGSYIGDQFTYKTDNVEYIVQFVAVDVLVLEHPDANLLLIDEAAAIPIYLLTDIVEHYHRVVFSSTVHGYEGAGRGFAINFTQTLAQKCPQYSKLHINQPIRWRENDPLEQLVFKSFLLAPLSELFTEISSKEVNTGDVRQVTQKQLFENEALLQQVFGVLVTAHYQTSPSDLKFLLTNEQLVIFVYFARDNQTVLSVALTLKEGRATECDIKLALASKKRLKDQFLPQSLLIHCTIRSAFDYQYLRIVRIAVQPMLQGSGLGTELLTIIEAYAQQQLFDFIGTSFGMSQPLTKFWGRAGYHFARIGFTQDKASGEHSCLLLKPITAAANNLILTINRQFYQRFCYYLAEQFQQINPQLVERILSYAKPSDLPELTYDDINAVEDFINKVSLYDVCAYSLSVWLCHKLTETPGVNAELLISKVLQRRPGSELCRQYQLTGKKALNLALISQAEQLLNT, from the coding sequence TTGACTCCTTTAAAGTTCTGTTCGTTGCTCACTGTTTTACGCGAAAAACTGTATTATCAGCAGCAGCGCTGTTTAGTGGTGCTTAATGGTGATTTGCTCTGGTCAAATACACTGATCAAAACCTTGTTAATGGAGCAGAAAAAGTCTTCTAAAACAGATAAGCTTGCGCTACAGAACAAGGCTATTGCTTATGGGGAGCAATTTACAGTAGCTCCAGAGTTAATCATTAACAACTTTCATCACCATTTGGGTACTGAAAATGATTTAGTGTTTTTTGCCGACAATGCTTTTCACCCCGATGCCTTTGCCGCGCTTAGCGGAACAATAAGAGCTGGTGGGGTAATGATATGGCTATGTGATAACGAATTATTAAACGATAAAAGTAACTTCTTTATTCAACGGATATGGCAGCGGGTGTGTGCTGATAAATCAGCTGTCGTGATTAACGAAGAAGATAAAATCCCCCCTAATATTGACGGTTTGTTTACTGAAAAGCCTGCTTGTGCACTTCAAAGTTTTTTCGAGTCTGACTGTCTAACACAAGAACAACACTTGGCAGTTAAAGCCATTGAAAGTGTAGCTAATGGTCATAGGAAAAGGCCTCTTGTCTTAACAGCAGATCGTGGACGTGGAAAATCGTCGGCGTTGGCCATTGCGGTAGCTAATTTAATGCAAAGCCCAAGGCAGGTAAAAGCGCATAACATTGTAATTACCGCACCTCATAAAGATGCAGTAAAAGTATTTTTCATGCAATTAGCGCGTTCGTGCCCTCAAGGTAGTTACATTGGTGACCAATTTACTTATAAAACGGATAACGTTGAATATATTGTGCAATTTGTTGCAGTAGATGTACTGGTGTTAGAGCACCCCGATGCCAACTTACTGTTAATAGATGAAGCTGCAGCGATCCCTATATACTTACTAACTGACATAGTTGAGCACTATCATCGAGTAGTTTTCTCTTCGACTGTTCACGGGTATGAAGGTGCAGGGCGTGGCTTTGCTATAAACTTTACTCAAACATTAGCACAAAAATGTCCTCAGTATTCGAAGTTGCATATTAACCAACCGATACGATGGCGCGAGAACGATCCATTAGAGCAATTGGTGTTTAAAAGCTTTTTGTTAGCTCCTTTAAGTGAACTTTTTACTGAAATATCATCGAAAGAAGTTAATACAGGCGATGTTCGACAAGTAACACAAAAACAGCTTTTTGAAAACGAGGCGTTACTGCAACAGGTTTTTGGTGTGTTAGTGACAGCTCACTATCAAACATCGCCAAGTGATTTAAAGTTTTTGCTAACAAACGAACAGTTGGTAATTTTTGTATACTTTGCTAGAGACAATCAAACGGTACTTTCGGTTGCATTAACATTAAAAGAAGGTCGAGCAACAGAGTGCGATATAAAGTTAGCTTTAGCGTCTAAAAAACGTTTAAAAGATCAATTTTTACCGCAGTCATTATTAATACATTGCACAATAAGGTCTGCATTTGACTATCAGTATCTACGTATAGTGCGTATAGCTGTACAACCAATGCTGCAAGGTAGCGGTTTAGGAACTGAGCTATTAACAATTATTGAAGCTTATGCGCAGCAACAGTTATTTGACTTTATCGGTACCAGTTTTGGTATGAGTCAACCCTTAACCAAGTTCTGGGGGAGGGCAGGTTATCACTTTGCTCGTATTGGTTTTACACAAGATAAAGCCAGCGGTGAGCACTCTTGCTTATTACTTAAACCAATAACTGCAGCTGCTAACAACCTTATACTTACAATTAACCGCCAGTTTTATCAACGTTTTTGTTATTATTTGGCTGAGCAATTTCAGCAAATTAACCCGCAATTAGTAGAAAGAATTTTAAGTTATGCCAAACCATCTGACTTGCCCGAACTTACTTATGACGATATAAATGCAGTTGAAGACTTTATTAATAAAGTGTCACTTTATGATGTGTGTGCTTATTCATTAAGTGTGTGGTTATGTCACAAATTAACAGAAACACCAGGCGTAAATGCGGAGCTGCTTATCAGTAAAGTCTTGCAGCGGCGACCAGGTAGCGAATTATGTCGTCAATACCAATTAACGGGTAAAAAAGCACTAAATTTGGCATTAATATCGCAAGCAGAGCAGTTATTGAATACATAA
- a CDS encoding winged helix-turn-helix domain-containing protein: MKYDQPFKLASCRVLPSECAIELSTAEKVSLQPKFIELLCYLAEQFPRVVPRDEIIEVIWAGNEYVGENALTNAIWHLRQNLKGINGDTDVIETIRKVGYRLLVTPEYQLHTVPNSSQTVNEHQESLPIKAPNYWYLSLSIVIIFVSLVFIWQQNNKAAIFSQPLITQITKEPGSELFASPSPNGDKVVFKWIDETDSANLYITDRKNPALAPVQLTFGDGYISHSIWSNDGQYLYYAEKARDRQSCNIMQLKVATNQKSAITTCPLKGGYYYLDISPDNNTLAFHGYREPADDNGIYFLDLTDLSRQPWRFSCSKNCGYRERDFSFSPDGKYIALSRRVNRFNENLYLVDLKTKDTVKLTQGQEDIVGITWHPNSKQLVYAAQRADVRNGYVVDISSKLTEPLNIPGFSYPAFAKKSGELFFQQRQEKYHLANLSLTSDIASSPFPVIQSEFSHQNPHYSPKQDKVAYISNESGFYELWIADRDGKNRKQLTNLQKVVRYPRWSNSGDKIAFLGPVNDELAEKIYIYDLQNNQLSVVPSEHLHHNRPTWSYDDQSIISAVYEKEYADLHLINIKSGESKRISFDGGRFGIMTTESTLLYTNQHSGLWQKDLTSTNKPIKKISGKVFNTTYTWAYTPKGIYFKRNYNNQNIFAYYDLFLRDVTPIVRLPRRSLPLTTSLSFIDKTQELLFTGSQSPQSDIKQLVHPLLHPID, from the coding sequence ATGAAATATGACCAACCATTTAAATTAGCGAGTTGCCGAGTATTGCCAAGTGAATGTGCAATAGAACTAAGCACCGCAGAGAAAGTGTCTTTACAGCCTAAATTTATTGAACTTCTGTGTTATTTAGCTGAGCAATTTCCTCGCGTAGTTCCACGAGATGAAATTATTGAAGTAATTTGGGCAGGTAACGAATATGTGGGTGAAAATGCACTAACTAATGCTATTTGGCATTTACGTCAGAACTTAAAAGGCATTAATGGCGATACCGATGTTATTGAAACAATCAGAAAGGTAGGGTATCGATTACTAGTTACCCCCGAATACCAACTTCATACAGTACCTAATTCATCCCAAACTGTAAACGAACATCAAGAAAGCTTACCCATAAAAGCACCGAACTATTGGTATCTAAGCCTTTCAATTGTCATTATCTTTGTTTCTTTAGTGTTTATTTGGCAGCAAAATAATAAAGCAGCAATATTTTCACAGCCTTTAATTACACAAATTACTAAAGAGCCTGGCAGTGAGCTATTTGCATCTCCTTCACCTAACGGGGATAAGGTTGTATTTAAATGGATAGATGAAACCGACAGTGCGAACCTTTATATTACAGATCGTAAAAACCCAGCATTAGCACCTGTACAGTTAACTTTTGGTGATGGCTACATTAGTCACTCTATTTGGAGTAATGACGGTCAATATCTATATTATGCTGAAAAAGCCCGTGATAGACAAAGCTGTAATATAATGCAATTGAAGGTTGCCACTAATCAAAAAAGTGCAATTACCACCTGTCCTTTAAAAGGGGGATATTATTATCTAGATATATCACCTGACAATAATACGCTAGCATTTCACGGCTATAGAGAACCGGCTGATGACAACGGCATTTATTTTTTAGATTTGACCGACTTATCTCGTCAACCTTGGCGTTTTTCATGTAGCAAAAATTGTGGATATCGCGAGCGCGATTTCAGTTTTTCGCCCGATGGGAAGTATATCGCTTTATCAAGGCGCGTTAATCGTTTTAATGAAAACTTATATTTAGTTGACCTTAAAACAAAAGACACAGTCAAACTTACTCAGGGGCAAGAAGATATTGTTGGCATTACTTGGCACCCCAATAGCAAACAATTAGTGTATGCTGCACAGCGTGCTGATGTTCGTAATGGATATGTTGTCGATATTAGCTCTAAATTAACTGAACCACTAAATATTCCTGGGTTTAGTTACCCTGCCTTTGCAAAAAAATCTGGTGAATTATTTTTTCAGCAACGCCAAGAAAAGTATCATTTAGCTAATCTTTCACTTACTAGTGATATTGCTTCTAGTCCATTTCCTGTGATTCAATCGGAGTTTAGCCACCAAAATCCTCACTATTCACCTAAACAAGATAAAGTGGCTTATATTTCGAACGAATCAGGATTTTATGAATTATGGATAGCCGACCGAGATGGTAAAAATCGAAAACAACTCACCAATTTACAAAAAGTTGTACGTTATCCTCGCTGGTCGAATTCAGGCGATAAGATTGCATTTTTAGGCCCTGTAAACGATGAGTTGGCTGAAAAAATATACATTTACGATCTACAAAACAATCAGCTGTCAGTCGTACCAAGCGAGCATTTACACCACAACCGTCCTACATGGTCTTATGACGATCAGTCAATTATTTCTGCCGTGTATGAAAAAGAATATGCCGACTTACATCTTATAAATATAAAGAGCGGTGAAAGCAAACGCATTTCGTTTGACGGTGGACGCTTTGGTATTATGACTACCGAGAGCACTTTGCTTTACACTAACCAACATTCTGGCTTATGGCAAAAAGACTTAACAAGTACAAATAAACCTATCAAAAAAATCAGTGGCAAAGTATTTAACACCACTTATACTTGGGCCTATACTCCTAAAGGCATTTACTTTAAAAGAAACTATAATAATCAAAATATATTTGCATATTATGATTTATTTTTACGAGATGTTACCCCTATAGTTCGCCTTCCTAGGCGATCTTTACCGCTAACGACTTCTCTGAGTTTTATTGATAAAACACAAGAGCTTTTATTTACGGGTTCACAATCTCCCCAGTCAGATATTAAGCAGCTAGTGCATCCATTATTGCACCCTATAGACTAA
- a CDS encoding ABC transporter permease, with the protein MNFKRFFAVVKARNIEFVRDRSSLSWSMIFPILLLVGMSFVFSGDGQSQYKIGVINLAQADEPFTQTKYIDFIGYTDPVLAQTKLAQHSIDLLIDFSKSSYWINPSSPKSYLVEKILLASHNNFSSEEVSGQRIRYLDWVLPGVLGMNMMFSCLFGVGYVIVRYRKNSVLKRLKATPLTAFEFVSAQLVSRLIIVMATSSIVYAGCNFFFDFYMLGRYIDLFIIGVLGAFSLITLGLLVASRSKSEELTGGLLNFASWPMMILSGVWFSLEGAPPLLQKIADFLPLTHLVAGARKIITEGATLTDISYHVVVLIIMSISFLLLGAYFFSWNEER; encoded by the coding sequence ATGAATTTCAAACGTTTTTTTGCCGTTGTTAAGGCACGTAATATCGAGTTTGTCCGAGATAGATCGTCATTGTCGTGGAGTATGATATTTCCTATATTGCTATTAGTTGGTATGTCATTTGTTTTTTCTGGTGATGGTCAATCTCAATATAAAATAGGTGTTATTAATTTAGCACAGGCTGACGAGCCTTTTACTCAAACCAAATACATTGATTTTATTGGTTATACAGACCCTGTATTAGCACAAACCAAGTTAGCACAACACAGTATTGACTTATTAATTGATTTTTCTAAAAGCAGTTATTGGATCAACCCTTCATCACCTAAAAGCTATCTAGTAGAGAAAATTTTACTTGCCAGCCATAACAACTTTAGCTCTGAAGAAGTTTCAGGGCAAAGAATTCGATATCTAGACTGGGTTTTACCCGGCGTACTAGGGATGAATATGATGTTTAGTTGTCTATTTGGTGTGGGCTACGTTATTGTGCGATATCGAAAAAATTCAGTATTAAAGCGTCTAAAGGCAACACCGTTAACAGCATTCGAATTTGTTAGTGCTCAGCTCGTATCACGATTAATTATTGTAATGGCGACATCTTCAATTGTGTATGCCGGCTGTAACTTCTTTTTTGATTTTTACATGCTAGGCCGCTATATCGACTTATTTATTATAGGTGTATTAGGTGCATTTAGCTTGATAACCCTTGGTTTATTAGTCGCTAGTCGCTCAAAAAGTGAAGAATTGACCGGAGGATTACTTAACTTTGCTTCATGGCCGATGATGATCTTATCTGGTGTTTGGTTCAGCTTAGAAGGCGCTCCACCTTTGCTGCAAAAAATTGCAGACTTCTTACCATTAACGCATTTAGTTGCGGGCGCAAGAAAAATAATTACAGAAGGTGCAACACTCACCGATATTAGCTACCACGTCGTTGTGTTAATTATTATGTCAATTAGCTTTTTACTTTTAGGTGCGTACTTTTTTAGTTGGAATGAAGAACGCTAG
- a CDS encoding TonB-dependent receptor domain-containing protein: protein MNKKLITIAVQSAIFSASTVFALTAFAGEEQILAQVAKPAAESPLNTKASKEVDEKITVTGSRLRRDSFSVATPLAIMSKESIEDTGLGSLSEILVDELPQISESSSNTNTQSNITATGLSTINLRELGSSRTLTLIDGRRVVSNSHSSNSVSLSTIPTGMVQRVEVITGGASAAYGSDAIAGVVNIITQQDKEGFSFKARGGESSEGGAREYTLDLNYGTEFANGRGYMYVSSTFDKQFSLTYEDRKRAQQQESHFYDDDRMCNAMLTEAEPRDGQCMRDINPSDWRSLSDSIAGGVFHEGSGGVGGFWYDGQTLRSDWVEEKYGIDTDQYVQLKVPDEGLNTAIKVDYELTDDILFYAQIQHSLNKSFNNKAPESEDESDKVITFDPVTGEFGEVVMGRISRDNPFVPAEIAAGGGSTIKWDRAFNEVGRIYTDNERNTVRSWAGLQGTAFDGNWDWDLSVGYGRFTQDQLRGNEINTIKASYALDAEYAEDGVTIQCADAQARADGCLPMNLFGEGSITPEVADYIRANPTINTKVEQVTVTGYIAGDLFEMPAGPVASAFGFEWRKDSQEVRTGGGATEGGITFNYVPQYEGEVTVKELFAEAAFPLLKNVTGAKSLSAEVSARIADYSWSGTDLVQSYKTGIVWEVVEGYALRANWARAQRAPSIDDLLSPPAGDYDSYSDICYGTTATSTDAGHDNCRKEPTIAAAILVDGEFDESDTNYSPSVGNENLIEETADTFTVGVSLAPAFAEGLRIAVDYYDIAIKDALSSYSNEDIMRYCYDSSLAWDAKGGSNAFCNDLKRDEDGALIEVMQRNYNVDEISTSGVDIALEYLHDLAQYGRLKFKTDWTHIIDWEKTVQSPDGPETTDYSGYYDNDIYDTQGSASLTWYKDEWRVRWSTKYKGPITVNKNDQDNWLDDMANNTENCSAGSEACITYPEPLQFNELGSYIKHSLSASYTTETTTGAEVRISGGINNIFDNRGDYSLGGRGHFYSGYGSSVGRFFYLGAEVKF, encoded by the coding sequence ATGAATAAAAAACTTATCACTATTGCAGTTCAAAGTGCCATTTTTAGTGCCTCAACAGTATTTGCTTTAACAGCATTTGCTGGTGAAGAGCAAATATTAGCTCAGGTCGCAAAACCAGCAGCAGAATCACCTTTAAATACTAAAGCATCGAAAGAAGTAGATGAAAAAATCACGGTAACAGGCTCTAGGTTACGCAGAGACAGCTTTAGTGTGGCAACACCATTAGCAATAATGAGTAAAGAATCAATTGAAGATACAGGTTTAGGTTCTTTATCGGAAATATTAGTGGATGAGTTACCTCAAATTTCTGAAAGTAGCAGTAATACAAATACTCAATCTAATATTACGGCGACAGGTTTATCCACAATTAATTTACGTGAGTTAGGCTCAAGTAGAACATTAACATTAATTGATGGCCGTCGTGTTGTTTCAAATAGTCATAGTAGCAATTCAGTGAGTTTATCTACTATACCAACAGGTATGGTGCAACGCGTAGAAGTAATTACTGGAGGTGCATCTGCTGCATACGGCTCTGATGCAATCGCGGGCGTAGTTAATATAATTACTCAACAAGATAAAGAAGGGTTTTCATTTAAAGCGCGAGGCGGAGAAAGCTCTGAAGGTGGCGCAAGAGAATATACCTTAGATTTAAACTATGGTACTGAGTTTGCGAATGGTCGAGGGTATATGTATGTAAGCTCAACTTTTGATAAGCAATTTAGCTTAACCTATGAAGATCGCAAAAGAGCACAGCAACAAGAATCTCATTTCTACGATGACGATAGAATGTGTAACGCAATGCTTACTGAGGCAGAGCCCAGAGACGGCCAATGTATGCGAGATATAAACCCAAGTGATTGGCGAAGCCTAAGCGACTCAATCGCAGGAGGCGTTTTTCATGAAGGGAGTGGCGGTGTTGGTGGCTTTTGGTATGACGGACAAACATTACGCAGTGACTGGGTAGAAGAAAAGTATGGTATTGATACTGATCAATATGTACAGCTTAAAGTACCAGATGAAGGTTTAAATACAGCAATTAAAGTAGATTATGAGCTAACTGATGACATTTTGTTTTATGCACAAATTCAACATAGCTTGAATAAATCGTTCAATAACAAAGCACCAGAAAGTGAAGATGAAAGCGACAAAGTGATCACGTTTGACCCAGTTACAGGCGAATTTGGTGAAGTAGTGATGGGGCGAATTTCTCGTGATAACCCATTTGTACCAGCTGAAATTGCTGCAGGTGGTGGCAGTACAATTAAGTGGGATAGAGCATTTAACGAAGTAGGTCGAATTTATACCGACAATGAACGTAACACTGTACGTTCATGGGCAGGTTTGCAAGGTACTGCTTTTGACGGAAATTGGGATTGGGATTTATCAGTAGGTTATGGCAGGTTTACACAAGACCAACTGCGTGGTAACGAAATTAACACCATTAAAGCCTCTTATGCGCTAGATGCAGAGTATGCTGAAGACGGCGTTACTATTCAATGTGCTGACGCACAAGCAAGAGCAGATGGTTGTTTACCAATGAACTTATTTGGTGAAGGTTCAATTACACCAGAAGTGGCTGACTACATTCGCGCTAACCCAACTATTAATACTAAAGTTGAGCAAGTTACGGTAACAGGTTATATAGCTGGCGACTTATTTGAAATGCCAGCAGGGCCTGTTGCATCAGCATTTGGTTTTGAATGGCGTAAAGACTCGCAAGAGGTAAGAACCGGAGGCGGAGCTACCGAAGGTGGTATTACTTTTAACTACGTACCTCAATATGAAGGCGAAGTTACGGTTAAAGAGTTATTTGCTGAAGCGGCATTTCCTTTATTAAAAAATGTTACAGGCGCTAAAAGTTTATCAGCAGAAGTTTCTGCACGTATTGCTGATTATAGTTGGTCAGGAACAGACTTAGTACAAAGTTATAAAACAGGTATTGTGTGGGAAGTTGTTGAAGGTTACGCGCTAAGAGCTAACTGGGCAAGAGCACAACGAGCACCTTCTATTGATGATTTATTATCACCACCAGCAGGCGATTATGACTCTTATTCTGATATTTGTTATGGGACAACAGCGACATCTACTGATGCAGGGCATGACAACTGCCGTAAAGAGCCCACCATTGCCGCAGCTATTTTAGTTGATGGAGAGTTTGATGAAAGTGATACCAACTACTCACCAAGTGTTGGTAATGAGAACTTAATTGAAGAAACAGCTGATACATTTACTGTAGGGGTTTCGTTAGCTCCGGCTTTCGCAGAAGGCTTACGTATTGCTGTAGATTATTACGATATTGCGATTAAAGACGCATTATCTAGTTATTCAAACGAAGATATTATGCGTTACTGTTACGATTCTTCATTAGCTTGGGATGCAAAAGGCGGTAGTAATGCTTTTTGTAATGATTTAAAACGAGATGAAGACGGTGCCCTTATTGAGGTTATGCAACGTAACTATAACGTTGATGAAATAAGTACGAGCGGCGTAGATATCGCCCTAGAATACTTACATGACTTAGCGCAATATGGTCGTCTTAAATTTAAGACTGACTGGACGCATATAATTGATTGGGAAAAAACAGTTCAATCGCCAGATGGTCCAGAAACTACGGATTATTCAGGGTATTACGATAATGATATTTATGACACTCAAGGTTCTGCATCATTAACATGGTATAAAGATGAATGGCGTGTACGTTGGAGTACTAAATACAAAGGACCGATTACCGTTAATAAGAATGACCAAGACAATTGGCTTGATGATATGGCCAATAATACTGAAAATTGCTCAGCAGGTAGCGAAGCGTGTATTACTTACCCTGAACCTTTACAGTTCAATGAGCTAGGTTCATACATTAAGCATAGTTTATCTGCGTCATATACCACAGAAACTACAACCGGTGCTGAGGTGCGTATTTCAGGCGGTATAAATAACATTTTTGATAATAGAGGTGATTATAGTTTAGGTGGTAGAGGACATTTCTACAGCGGCTATGGTAGTAGTGTCGGGCGTTTCTTCTACTTAGGTGCTGAGGTTAAGTTTTAG
- a CDS encoding GGDEF domain-containing protein produces the protein MKVKQLNKELSNLSTMDQVTGIRNRRYFDEVLHQEFSRALRNQSSISLVMLDLDYFKDINDTHGHLVGDHCLKMVASTMYNMVKRSPDLVCRYGGEELVVILPNTDNYGAIKIAEHIRKGIESLNIVISDKTINITASLGVASFIPNSATSAELLIELADKALYQAKSDGRNCTRSL, from the coding sequence GTGAAAGTAAAACAACTAAATAAAGAATTATCTAACTTATCTACAATGGACCAAGTCACGGGTATTCGCAATCGTCGTTATTTTGATGAGGTGCTACATCAAGAGTTTTCAAGGGCATTACGCAACCAGTCTAGTATTTCATTAGTAATGCTCGATCTTGATTATTTTAAAGATATAAATGACACTCACGGCCACTTAGTCGGTGATCATTGCCTAAAAATGGTAGCTAGCACAATGTACAACATGGTTAAACGCTCGCCAGACTTAGTATGTAGATACGGTGGCGAAGAGTTAGTTGTTATTTTACCTAACACTGATAACTATGGAGCAATAAAAATTGCCGAACATATTCGTAAAGGCATTGAAAGTTTAAATATTGTAATTTCAGATAAAACAATAAATATTACCGCAAGTTTAGGTGTTGCTAGTTTTATTCCCAATAGTGCTACATCTGCTGAGTTATTGATTGAATTAGCAGATAAAGCGCTCTATCAAGCTAAAAGTGATGGTAGAAACTGTACGCGTAGTTTGTAG